Below is a genomic region from Lysobacter terrestris.
GGCTTCTGGATCGAGGACGGAGCGATCGCGTTCCCGGTCGATGGCATCACCATCGCCGGCAACCTGCGCGGCATGTTCGGCGCGATCGAAGCGGTGGGCACCGACATCGATCCGCGTTCGCACATCCGCACCGGATCCATCCTGGTCGGGCGCATGACGGTCGCCGGCGAAAGCTGAGCCGCGCGCCTTGACAGTGCCGGATGGGCGCGGGACAGTGCCGGCACCATTCGTCCGGCAGCCATCGGCTGCCCTGCTAGGGGAAAGCAATGAACGATATCTCTGCGGAAGAGAAGACCTGGGGCATGCTCGCCCACCTGTCGTCGCTGGCCGGCTTCTTCATTCCCTTCGGGAACGTGATCGGTCCGCTGATCGTGTGGCTGATCAAGAAGGACACCATGCCGTTCGTCGCGGACCAGGGCAAGGAAGCGCTGAACTTCAACATCACCGTCGCCATCGCGGCGATCATCAGCGGCATCCTGATCTTCGTGGTGATCGGCTTCCTGCTGCTCGCGGTCGTCGCCGTGGGTTGGCTGGTGCTGACCATCCTCGCCTGCATCGAGGCGAACAAGGGCGTGGCGTACCGCTATCCCTTCACCCTGCGCCTGATCAGCTGAGGGTTGCGCCATTGCATGCAGGAACGCCGGCCCAGTGCCGGCGTTCCTGTTTTCGGGAGCTGTGATTCTGCGGGACGCGATCAGCGATCGCGTTCGATCGCCATGCGCCCGAGCGCAGCCAGCGCGTCGGCGCGATCGCCGAAGGGGGCGAGCGCGGTGCGCATCGCGTCGGCGAGTTCCTGCAGGCGCAGGCGCGAGGCATCCAGTCCGATCAGCGCCGGGAACGTCGCCTTGTCCTGGGCCACGTCCTTGCCCGCGGTCT
It encodes:
- a CDS encoding DUF4870 domain-containing protein, whose protein sequence is MLAHLSSLAGFFIPFGNVIGPLIVWLIKKDTMPFVADQGKEALNFNITVAIAAIISGILIFVVIGFLLLAVVAVGWLVLTILACIEANKGVAYRYPFTLRLIS